The proteins below are encoded in one region of Equus caballus isolate H_3958 breed thoroughbred chromosome 16, TB-T2T, whole genome shotgun sequence:
- the LOC100058358 gene encoding actin-related protein 2/3 complex subunit 4 isoform X14 produces MTATLRPYLSAVRATLQAALCLENFSSQVVERHNKPEVEVRSSKELLLQPVTISRNEKEKVLIEGSINSVRVSIAVKQADEIEKILCHKFMRFMMMRAENFFILRRKPVEGYDISFLITNFHTEQMYKHKLVDFVIHFMEEIDKEISEMKLSVNARARIVAEEFLKNF; encoded by the exons ATG ACTGCCACTCTCCGCCCCTACCTGAGTGCCGTGCGGGCCACACTGCaggctgccctctgcctggagaaTTTCTCCTCCCAGGTCGTGGAACGACACAACAAGCCGGAGGTGGAAGTCAG GAGTAGCAAAGAGCTCCTGTTACAACCCGTGACCATCAGcaggaatgagaaggaaaaagttCTGATTGAGGGCTCCATCAACTCTGTCCGGGTCAGCATTGCTGTGAAACAG GCTGATGAGATTGAGAAGATTTTATGCCACAAGTTCATGCGTTTCATGATGATGCGAGCAGAGAACTTCTTTATCCTTCGAAGGAAACCAGTGGAG GGGTATGACATCAGTTTTCTGATCACCAACTTCCACACAGAGCAGATGTACAAACACAAGTTGGTGGACTTTGTGATCCACTTTATGGAGGAGATCGATAAGGAGATCAGTGAGATGAAGCTGTCAGTCAATGCCCGTGCGCGCATCGTGGCTGAGGAGTTCCTCAAGAAT TTTTAA
- the TADA3 gene encoding transcriptional adapter 3: MSELKDCPLQFHDFKSVDHLKVCPRYTAVLARSEDDGIGIEELDTLQLELETLLSSASRRLRVLEAETQILTDWQDKKGDRRFLKLGRDHELGAPPKHGKPKKQKLEGKAGHGPGPGPGRPKSKNLQPKIQEYEFTDDPIDVPRIPKNDAPNRFWASVEPYCADITSEEVRTLEELLKPPEDEAEHYKIPPLGKHYSQRWAQEDLLEEQKDGARAAAVADKKKGLMGPLTELDTKDVDALLKKSEAQHEQPEDGCPFGALTQRLLQALVEENIISPMEDSPIPDMSGKESGADGASTSPRNQNKPFSVPHTKSLESRIKEELIAQGLLESEERPAEDSEDEVLAELRKRQAELKALSAHNRTKKHDLLRLAKEEVSRQELRQRVRMADNEVMDAFRKIMAARQKKRTPTKKEKDQAWKTLKERESILKLLDG, encoded by the exons ATGAGTGAGCTGAAGGACTGCCCCTTGCAGTTCCACGACTTCAAGTCTGTGGACCACCTGAAGGTCTGTCCCCGTTACACGGCAGTGCTGGCCCGCTCTGAGGATGATGGCATCGGCATCGAGGAGCTGGACACTCTGCAGCTGGAGCTGGAGACCCTGCTTTCCTCTGCCAGCAGGCGCCTGCGAGTGCTCGAGGCTGAAACCCAG ATCCTCACTGATTGGCAGGATAAGAAAGGTGACCGACGATTCCTGAAGCTTGGTCGAGACCATGAGCTTGGAGCTCCCCCCAAACACGGGAAGCCTAAGAAGCAGAAACTGGAAGGGAAGGCAGGacatgggccaggccctggccctGGACGGCCCAAATCCAAAAACCTGCAGCCCAAGATCCAGGAATATGAATTCACTGATGACCCAATTGACGTGCCACGGATCCCCAAGAATGACGCCCCTAACAG GTTCTGGGCTTCGGTGGAGCCCTACTGTGCAGATATCACCAGCGAGGAGGTGCGCACGCTAGAGGAACTGCTGAAGCCCCCAGAAGACGAGGCTGAGCATTACAAG ATCCCACCCCTGGGGAAGCACTACTCTCAACGCTGGGCACAGGAGGACCTGCTGGAGGAGCAGAAGGACGGGGCCCGGGCAGCAGCCGTGGCTGACAAGAAGAAAGGCCTCATGGGGCCACTGACTGAACTGGACACTAAAG ACGTGGATGCCCTGCTGAAGAAGTCTGAGGCCCAGCATGAGCAGCCAGAAGATGGGTGCCCCTTTGGTGCTCTGACGCAGCGCCTCCTGCAGGCCCTGGTGGAG GAAAATATCATTTCCCCAATGGAGGACTCTCCTATTCCCGACATGTCTGGGAAAGAATCGGGGGCTGATGGCGCAAGCACCTCTCCCCGCAATCAGAATAAGCCCTTCAG TGTGCCACATACCAAGTCCCTGGAAAGCCGCATCAAGGAGGAGCTCATTGCCCAGGGCCTCCTGGAGTCAGAGGAGCGCCCTGCAGAGGACTCGGAGGATGAGGTCCTCGCGGAGCTGCGCAAACGGCAGGCTGAGTTGAAGGCACTTAGTGCCCACAACCGCACCAAGAAGCATGACCTGCTGAG GCTGGCAAAGGAGGAGGTGAGCCGCCAGGAGCTGAGGCAGCGGGTCCGCATGGCAGACAATGAGGTCATGGATGCCTTCCGCAAGATCATGGCTGCCCGGCAGAAGAAGCGGACCCCCACCAAGAAGGAGAAGGACCAGGCCTGGAAGACTCTAAAGGAGCGCGAGAGCATCCTAAAGCTGCTGGATGGGTAG
- the CAMK1 gene encoding calcium/calmodulin-dependent protein kinase type 1 isoform X1 produces the protein MGGAAREGWTLDGQGWALLPPLCSRPSRCQAGVLAVAGGQWAMPGEVKGPSWKQAEDIRDIYDFRDVLGTGAFSEVILAEDKRTQKLVAIKCIAKKALEGKEGSMENEIAVLHKIKHPNIVALDDIYESGGHLYLVMQLVSGGELFDRIVEKGFYTERDASRLIFQVLDAVKYLHDLGIVHRDLKPENLLYYSLEEDSKIMISDFGLSKMEDPGSVLSTACGTPGYVAPEVLAQKPYSKAVDCWSIGVIAYILLCGYPPFYDENDAKLFEQILKAEYEFDSPYWDDISDSAKDFIRHLMEKDPEKRFTCEQALQHPWIAGDTALDKNIHQSVSEQIKKNFAKSKWKQAFNATAVVRHMRKLQLGTSQEGQGQTASHGELLTPAAGGPAAGCCCRDCCVEPGPELSPSLPSQL, from the exons ATGGGAGGAGCTGCCCGGGAGGGCTGGACTCTggatgggcagggctgggcccttCTCCCCCCACTCTGCTCCAGGCCCAGCAGGTGCCAGGCAG GAGTCCTGGCTGTGGCCGGGGGGCAGTGGGCCATGCCGGGGGAAGTGAAAGGCCCCAGCTGGAAGCAGGCAGAAGACATTAGGGACATTTACGACTTCCGAGATGTTCTAGGAAC GGGGGCCTTCTCCGAGGTGATCCTGGCAGAAGATAAGAGGACTCAGAAGCTGGTGGCCATCAAATGCATCGCCAAGAAGGCTCTGGAGGGCAAGGAGGGCAGCATGGAGAACGAGATCGCTGTCCTGCACAA GATCAAGCACCCCAACATTGTTGCCCTGGATGACATCTATGAGAGTGGGGGCCACCTCTACCTCGTCATGCAGCT GGTGTCGGGCGGGGAACTGTTTGACCGCATTGTGGAAAAAGGCTTCTACACAGAGCGGGATGCCAGCCGCCTCATCTTCCAGGTGCTGGATGCAGTCAAGTACCTGCACGACCTGGGCATTGTACACCGGGACCTCAAG CCAGAGAATCTGCTGTACTACAGCCTGGAGGAAGACTCCAAGATCATGATCTCTGACTTTGGCCTTTCCAAAATGGAGGACCCTGGCAGCGTGCTCTCCACAGCCTGCGGGACCCCAGGATACGTGG CCCCTGAGGTCCTGGCTCAGAAGCCCTACAGCAAGGCAGTGGATTGCTGGTCCATTGGCGTCATTGCCTACATCCT GCTCTGCGGTTACCCCCCCTTCTACGACGAGAATGATGCCAAACTCTTTGAACAGATATTGAAGGCTGAGTACGAGTTCGACTCTCCTTACTGGGACGACATCTCTGACTCTG CTAAAGACTTCATCCGGCACTTGATGGAGAAGGATCCAGAGAAGAGGTTCACCTGTGAGCAGGCCTTGCAGCACCCGTG GATTGCAGGAGATACGGCTCTAGATAAGAATATTCACCAGTCAGTGAGTGAGCAGATCAAGAAGAACTTTGCCAAGAGCAAGTGGAAG CAAGCCTTCAATGCTACGGCCGTGGTGCGGCACATGAGGAAGCTACAGCTGGGCACCagccaggaggggcagggacaGACGGCGAGCCACGGGGAGCTGCTGACTCCAGCAGCTGGGG GGCCAGCGGCTGGCTGCTGCTGTCGAGACTGCTGCGTGGAGCCAGGCCCAGAGCTgtccccctccctgccctcccagctCTAG
- the CAMK1 gene encoding calcium/calmodulin-dependent protein kinase type 1 isoform X2 gives MGGAAREGWTLDGQGWALLPPLCSRPSRCQAGVLAVAGGQWAMPGEVKGPSWKQAEDIRDIYDFRDVLGTGAFSEVILAEDKRTQKLVAIKCIAKKALEGKEGSMENEIAVLHKIKHPNIVALDDIYESGGHLYLVMQLVSGGELFDRIVEKGFYTERDASRLIFQPENLLYYSLEEDSKIMISDFGLSKMEDPGSVLSTACGTPGYVAPEVLAQKPYSKAVDCWSIGVIAYILLCGYPPFYDENDAKLFEQILKAEYEFDSPYWDDISDSAKDFIRHLMEKDPEKRFTCEQALQHPWIAGDTALDKNIHQSVSEQIKKNFAKSKWKQAFNATAVVRHMRKLQLGTSQEGQGQTASHGELLTPAAGGPAAGCCCRDCCVEPGPELSPSLPSQL, from the exons ATGGGAGGAGCTGCCCGGGAGGGCTGGACTCTggatgggcagggctgggcccttCTCCCCCCACTCTGCTCCAGGCCCAGCAGGTGCCAGGCAG GAGTCCTGGCTGTGGCCGGGGGGCAGTGGGCCATGCCGGGGGAAGTGAAAGGCCCCAGCTGGAAGCAGGCAGAAGACATTAGGGACATTTACGACTTCCGAGATGTTCTAGGAAC GGGGGCCTTCTCCGAGGTGATCCTGGCAGAAGATAAGAGGACTCAGAAGCTGGTGGCCATCAAATGCATCGCCAAGAAGGCTCTGGAGGGCAAGGAGGGCAGCATGGAGAACGAGATCGCTGTCCTGCACAA GATCAAGCACCCCAACATTGTTGCCCTGGATGACATCTATGAGAGTGGGGGCCACCTCTACCTCGTCATGCAGCT GGTGTCGGGCGGGGAACTGTTTGACCGCATTGTGGAAAAAGGCTTCTACACAGAGCGGGATGCCAGCCGCCTCATCTTCCAG CCAGAGAATCTGCTGTACTACAGCCTGGAGGAAGACTCCAAGATCATGATCTCTGACTTTGGCCTTTCCAAAATGGAGGACCCTGGCAGCGTGCTCTCCACAGCCTGCGGGACCCCAGGATACGTGG CCCCTGAGGTCCTGGCTCAGAAGCCCTACAGCAAGGCAGTGGATTGCTGGTCCATTGGCGTCATTGCCTACATCCT GCTCTGCGGTTACCCCCCCTTCTACGACGAGAATGATGCCAAACTCTTTGAACAGATATTGAAGGCTGAGTACGAGTTCGACTCTCCTTACTGGGACGACATCTCTGACTCTG CTAAAGACTTCATCCGGCACTTGATGGAGAAGGATCCAGAGAAGAGGTTCACCTGTGAGCAGGCCTTGCAGCACCCGTG GATTGCAGGAGATACGGCTCTAGATAAGAATATTCACCAGTCAGTGAGTGAGCAGATCAAGAAGAACTTTGCCAAGAGCAAGTGGAAG CAAGCCTTCAATGCTACGGCCGTGGTGCGGCACATGAGGAAGCTACAGCTGGGCACCagccaggaggggcagggacaGACGGCGAGCCACGGGGAGCTGCTGACTCCAGCAGCTGGGG GGCCAGCGGCTGGCTGCTGCTGTCGAGACTGCTGCGTGGAGCCAGGCCCAGAGCTgtccccctccctgccctcccagctCTAG
- the CAMK1 gene encoding calcium/calmodulin-dependent protein kinase type 1 isoform X4: MPGEVKGPSWKQAEDIRDIYDFRDVLGTGAFSEVILAEDKRTQKLVAIKCIAKKALEGKEGSMENEIAVLHKIKHPNIVALDDIYESGGHLYLVMQLVSGGELFDRIVEKGFYTERDASRLIFQPENLLYYSLEEDSKIMISDFGLSKMEDPGSVLSTACGTPGYVAPEVLAQKPYSKAVDCWSIGVIAYILLCGYPPFYDENDAKLFEQILKAEYEFDSPYWDDISDSAKDFIRHLMEKDPEKRFTCEQALQHPWIAGDTALDKNIHQSVSEQIKKNFAKSKWKQAFNATAVVRHMRKLQLGTSQEGQGQTASHGELLTPAAGGPAAGCCCRDCCVEPGPELSPSLPSQL; the protein is encoded by the exons ATGCCGGGGGAAGTGAAAGGCCCCAGCTGGAAGCAGGCAGAAGACATTAGGGACATTTACGACTTCCGAGATGTTCTAGGAAC GGGGGCCTTCTCCGAGGTGATCCTGGCAGAAGATAAGAGGACTCAGAAGCTGGTGGCCATCAAATGCATCGCCAAGAAGGCTCTGGAGGGCAAGGAGGGCAGCATGGAGAACGAGATCGCTGTCCTGCACAA GATCAAGCACCCCAACATTGTTGCCCTGGATGACATCTATGAGAGTGGGGGCCACCTCTACCTCGTCATGCAGCT GGTGTCGGGCGGGGAACTGTTTGACCGCATTGTGGAAAAAGGCTTCTACACAGAGCGGGATGCCAGCCGCCTCATCTTCCAG CCAGAGAATCTGCTGTACTACAGCCTGGAGGAAGACTCCAAGATCATGATCTCTGACTTTGGCCTTTCCAAAATGGAGGACCCTGGCAGCGTGCTCTCCACAGCCTGCGGGACCCCAGGATACGTGG CCCCTGAGGTCCTGGCTCAGAAGCCCTACAGCAAGGCAGTGGATTGCTGGTCCATTGGCGTCATTGCCTACATCCT GCTCTGCGGTTACCCCCCCTTCTACGACGAGAATGATGCCAAACTCTTTGAACAGATATTGAAGGCTGAGTACGAGTTCGACTCTCCTTACTGGGACGACATCTCTGACTCTG CTAAAGACTTCATCCGGCACTTGATGGAGAAGGATCCAGAGAAGAGGTTCACCTGTGAGCAGGCCTTGCAGCACCCGTG GATTGCAGGAGATACGGCTCTAGATAAGAATATTCACCAGTCAGTGAGTGAGCAGATCAAGAAGAACTTTGCCAAGAGCAAGTGGAAG CAAGCCTTCAATGCTACGGCCGTGGTGCGGCACATGAGGAAGCTACAGCTGGGCACCagccaggaggggcagggacaGACGGCGAGCCACGGGGAGCTGCTGACTCCAGCAGCTGGGG GGCCAGCGGCTGGCTGCTGCTGTCGAGACTGCTGCGTGGAGCCAGGCCCAGAGCTgtccccctccctgccctcccagctCTAG
- the CAMK1 gene encoding calcium/calmodulin-dependent protein kinase type 1 isoform X3, with product MPGEVKGPSWKQAEDIRDIYDFRDVLGTGAFSEVILAEDKRTQKLVAIKCIAKKALEGKEGSMENEIAVLHKIKHPNIVALDDIYESGGHLYLVMQLVSGGELFDRIVEKGFYTERDASRLIFQVLDAVKYLHDLGIVHRDLKPENLLYYSLEEDSKIMISDFGLSKMEDPGSVLSTACGTPGYVAPEVLAQKPYSKAVDCWSIGVIAYILLCGYPPFYDENDAKLFEQILKAEYEFDSPYWDDISDSAKDFIRHLMEKDPEKRFTCEQALQHPWIAGDTALDKNIHQSVSEQIKKNFAKSKWKQAFNATAVVRHMRKLQLGTSQEGQGQTASHGELLTPAAGGPAAGCCCRDCCVEPGPELSPSLPSQL from the exons ATGCCGGGGGAAGTGAAAGGCCCCAGCTGGAAGCAGGCAGAAGACATTAGGGACATTTACGACTTCCGAGATGTTCTAGGAAC GGGGGCCTTCTCCGAGGTGATCCTGGCAGAAGATAAGAGGACTCAGAAGCTGGTGGCCATCAAATGCATCGCCAAGAAGGCTCTGGAGGGCAAGGAGGGCAGCATGGAGAACGAGATCGCTGTCCTGCACAA GATCAAGCACCCCAACATTGTTGCCCTGGATGACATCTATGAGAGTGGGGGCCACCTCTACCTCGTCATGCAGCT GGTGTCGGGCGGGGAACTGTTTGACCGCATTGTGGAAAAAGGCTTCTACACAGAGCGGGATGCCAGCCGCCTCATCTTCCAGGTGCTGGATGCAGTCAAGTACCTGCACGACCTGGGCATTGTACACCGGGACCTCAAG CCAGAGAATCTGCTGTACTACAGCCTGGAGGAAGACTCCAAGATCATGATCTCTGACTTTGGCCTTTCCAAAATGGAGGACCCTGGCAGCGTGCTCTCCACAGCCTGCGGGACCCCAGGATACGTGG CCCCTGAGGTCCTGGCTCAGAAGCCCTACAGCAAGGCAGTGGATTGCTGGTCCATTGGCGTCATTGCCTACATCCT GCTCTGCGGTTACCCCCCCTTCTACGACGAGAATGATGCCAAACTCTTTGAACAGATATTGAAGGCTGAGTACGAGTTCGACTCTCCTTACTGGGACGACATCTCTGACTCTG CTAAAGACTTCATCCGGCACTTGATGGAGAAGGATCCAGAGAAGAGGTTCACCTGTGAGCAGGCCTTGCAGCACCCGTG GATTGCAGGAGATACGGCTCTAGATAAGAATATTCACCAGTCAGTGAGTGAGCAGATCAAGAAGAACTTTGCCAAGAGCAAGTGGAAG CAAGCCTTCAATGCTACGGCCGTGGTGCGGCACATGAGGAAGCTACAGCTGGGCACCagccaggaggggcagggacaGACGGCGAGCCACGGGGAGCTGCTGACTCCAGCAGCTGGGG GGCCAGCGGCTGGCTGCTGCTGTCGAGACTGCTGCGTGGAGCCAGGCCCAGAGCTgtccccctccctgccctcccagctCTAG